One window of Lytechinus variegatus isolate NC3 chromosome 2, Lvar_3.0, whole genome shotgun sequence genomic DNA carries:
- the LOC121409602 gene encoding uncharacterized protein LOC121409602, which yields MAASSSESQGSRAGSRTIIWCVPRTVSTALTKSLSFIKDIEVWFERFTNCRVTQVHVKQTFELDLPNKYEGNEEIFKRVVDRSREFGVGNITKPEKISYASIGRQLEKTTSRHVLVKDMALAVSKEQKKFIPKGFKHIFLIRHPLRVFNSTRKSMFNQQLDLGLLTGEAAVEETFDFERDYQYANGSGSMLFKDLYDMWKFVQEELGQETVIFDSDEFLSNPSEMLPKICQAAGLPYNESLLKWDSSVDVTKKWMVHADGYVDKLGHFFETAINSCEFLPPSKMPSRDEVTPDVIRCTDRAMKYYDEMYEVRLKV from the exons ATGGCAGCATCTTCAAGCGAATCCCAAGGTTCTCGCGCTGGAAGTCGTACGATTATCTGGTGTGTACCCCGTACTGTTTCTACTGCTCTTACCAAGAGTCTAAGTTTTATCAAAGATATAGAAGTATGGTTTGAACGTTTTACCAACTGCAGAGTTACACAAGTTCATGTTAAACAAACGTTTGAATTGGATCTACCAAACAAATACGAAGGAAATGAGGAGATATTCAAGCGTGTCGTTGATCGTTCTCGAGAATTTGGAGTGGGTAATATTACCAAACCAGAAAAAATATC TTATGCATCCATTGGTCGACAGCTGGAGAAAACAACTAGTCGCCACGTCTTGGTCAAAGATATGGCCCTTGCCGTTTCTAAAGAGCAGAAAAAGTTTATCCCAAAAGGCTTCAAGCATATCTTCTTGATACGTCACCCGCTCCGTGTGTTCAACTCAACACGAAAATCGATGTTCAACCAACAATTAGATCTGGGTCTCCTAACCGGGGAAGCTGCCGTCGAAGAAACATTCGACTTTGAGCGTGACTACCAATACGCAAACGGATCAGGTTCGATGCTATTCAAAGACCTCTACGATATGTGGAAGTTTGTCCAAGAGGAGCTTGGTCAAGAAACGGTAATTTTCGATAGCGATGAATTTTTGTCTAATCCTTCTGAAATGCTACCGAAGATCTGTCAAGCAGCAGGGCTGCCGTATAACGAGTCACTTTTGAAATGGGATTCGTCTGTTGATGTGACAAAGAAGTGGATGGTCCATGCTGATGGTTACGTTGACAAGCTTGGGCACTTCTTCGAAACTGCCATCAATAGCTGTGAATTTTTGCCCCCAAGCAAGATGCCGTCACGTGATGAGGTTACACCTGACGTCATCAGATGTACCGATCGGGCTATGAAATATTATGACGAAATGTACGAAGTGAGACTAAAGGTCTAA